The genomic window ACCTCTTTCAGGGCTCTTTCGTATCACACCATCCTCTGGAAGATCTGACACTGTAATATGAGCAGGTGAAACACTTAGAAACAAGGAAATACAACAGAACTAACACCAAACAGTTTATAAGTGCAACAGGTTAGCATACTAAGGTGCAGGTTAGAGTATTGCACACAGATTTGAAGTAAGTGAAAACAATGATAAGGCCTTGTtaaaagagaggagcaggaagtgaggtacaacaggaagtgaaggtgTCGAGAGAGGAAAGAGCAGGCTGACCAGTCAGTCTACTGAGATGAGAGATGTCTTCAGTCACTGGAACAAAGTGAGGAAACTGTTGACCCTTTGAGTGGAAAGGACTTCCTGTGAAAGCTAGAATATATGCTGTGTAAGTACATGCAAGCAGGTCTTCTAGAGCAGTGAACAAAGGCTTGAGGAAATTAGTAAAAAGAAAAATCGAAAGAGATTGAAACACAAAGCTTAAGTAGCAAAGCTTAGTAAGGGGCAACGTTTTCATGGAGTGAAGAGGAATAAGAGTTTCTCTCAAGAAAGTACATCAACAGAGGAATTATGACTGACAAACGGTACAACATGGTCAAAGACAATGTACATCATACAACTTGGTCAGTGAGAAAGTGTCTGTCCTTACCTGGAGGCAGGTGAAGCTTAAACAGGAACTTCAGTTTATTGGTGAAAGAGCCACTGTACAGGAtgtctgtgagggagggagagaggagaggttaacACAAGGTCTACACCAGTGTCCCCAAATAAGAGTAGAACACTGACCAGCTAAGATGGGTGTCAACAGAGTTGTGCGAACGCGAGAATGCAGATCTCACCCAGGGCCAAGCAGAACTCCTTAAAGTTGACAAGGCCGTCCTGGTTCTCGTCTATGAGGCGGAAGGCCCAGAGAGCCAGCGTGTCTGTACTGCTGCTGAGAGACCAGGGctccaggagggagaagagcaggcGGAACTGCTGGAGGCCCAGCTGGTACTGCTCCAGGTAGGCCAGGCTGGGGTCGTGGTGGAGCAGCGCTGGGCTGTTCATCGTCCAGTAGCAACTGAGAAAATGCTGCCTCTGGAACGACGAGAAGACCGTTGAgcgtgagtcagatggctgagcggttagggaatcgggctattaatcagaaggttgccggtttgattcctggtcgtgcaaaatgatgttgtgtccttgggcaaggtacttcaccctacttgcctcgggggaatgtccctgtatttactgtaagtcgctctggataagagcgtctgctaaatgactaaatgtaaatgagaagAATTGTGACCGTTGAGAGATTATCCTCTGGGCTATTTGAAACACATCAACCATTTTCAGGACTCTCTGCAGAGGAAGCTATTTCAAGCTGTAGATAATTGATGATTAATTATAAAGCAGTACTGTGAAGTCTGAACCTACCTTGAACAATGCATACAGATCGTCCAGCTGAGGACCACTAAACTTCACCTCCTGAGACACGACCCGAAGCTGGAACAAAACAGTGTCAATTCATCCTAAACAGCGCAATCCTACATTTAAAAAGCGATGACAAATCTCTGAATTCAATCTCCCACTCACAACGTTTTGCTTGGTTGTATCTTCCAAGGTTTGGATGACATAGAGTTTGTTTCGTTTACGCATGCTCTCCACTTCCTCTGATCGAATGTCTCCGAATCTCTGAAAGAAAAGGATCACTTTAGATCAGGACAAAAAAGATGTGTTAGATTCACCCTCGGTTCCTGTCACTCACAGTGCTAGGAGGTGACGCTAGTATTCATTAGTAACATGCCATACCTCATAGGCGTCTTTGATGAGGTCACTGATGTCCATCCTGGAGTGGGAGGACTTGTCGTTGTTGCCGAGCGACGCCTGTTGCactgtggggggcagggggctgtcCTTGTTCGTCACGCTGTCGAAAAACCTACAAGGAACACGCGTTTCAGTCTCATGATATTCACCTCCCTTTTCTCCCAACACACTCCCTGTGTTTTGGTTTGATTCCGTTGACCCGAGTTCCAACGTCAACACTGACTTGTTGAGGATGGTGACTGCCTCTGCGTCGTCTTGGCAGCTGACGAGAGCCTCCATGTTGCAGTTGAGGACAGCCAGACCCAGCTGCAGGATGGCTTTGATGCCGTCGTAGAAGAAGCAGTCCACCACGTTGACGGCGCTCTCGATGGGCAGGACACTGATGAACAGCGTGAGGAACCAGGACAGGGACACGGAGGAGAAGAAGCTGAGGTCTGTCATGTGCTCCGTCAGCTGGGACTGCTGCTCCCTGATCAGCTCCTCGAACACCGCCTGGTCCACCAGCGCTCCTGGGGATGCATGTCTCAGTCACCCCCGGTAACATGGTCTATCACCCCTGGTAACATGGTCTATCACCCCCGGTAACATGGTCTATCACCCCCGGTAACATGGTCTATCACCCCTGGTAACATGGTCTATCACCCCCGGTAACATGGTCTATCACCCCCGGTAACATGGTCTATCACCCCGGTAACAGCAACATAGACTGTGTTACACAGTGAGATGCCACATGAAATTTACATCAGTCACTTTCCACAGTGaacaagaggaggaaggagacattTCATCTTGAGCCTTTATCTGGCTCACTTAACCTTAACTGTCCAGTTAATATAACTAAACATAACCATTACCTCCTAGTTATGTTTAAAACTGCACGTCTAACTTGACCTTTGACTCTTGTCAATAAGCTTAAACTGAGCTAATCAGATCTAAATGTCAGATTTCAAACTCAATCAATTTTCCTttttggccaaaaggtcagttGACCAAAAGTTCACCTGGGTTCATCTAAAATGGCAAACTGTGCTTGATCCTTTAGAAGGAAATCTTCAAACATCGTTCTAAGTCAAGGGTAAGGCAGCAGAATTTCTTACCAATTATCCTGCGGTTGAAGTAGTCAGGCAGCATCCTCTCACATACAGCCACCAGCAGCCAGAAAGCCTCCTCCTCTTTGGCGTAAAGGAGGAGAACCGATGTCAGGATGTTCATGGCCttcacaggggagagggagggcagaggcagTCTTAGATCCCGTTAACGGGCGAAGCCGTTCAGGGCCGGTAACAGGACGTCCGTCAGCCTCTTACCTGGCAGTAGCCGATCTTGGGGTTCCTGTAGGCGTAGGCGGTGAGGACGCGCCGCAGGGCGGAGATCCCCGTCTCGCTCTGGAAGGCGGGGTGCTCTGGGAGGGAGCGGTGGAGGTCCCGCTCGATCTCGTCAGTGGCCAGGGTGCTCGTTCCCAGCGACTGCTCCACCAGCTCGGTGTAGTGGCCGGGGTGAGTCGCCATGTCGTTCACTGCACCTGCCAAGACGCAACCCCCGCACAGTCAAAACACGTAACATCACACCGCCATGTTCTAACCCAAAGCACTGGACAGTCTCTACATAACAGTCGGTTAAACCTTATTTACGAAACCCGATTTCCAGCCcttgttaataataataatagatgtCATTTGTAAAGCATTTTGCATTTGAaacaaatctcaaagtgctacagttaAGATTGTAAAAACAAGGTAAGaacatcaatataaaatacaaatagatAATGAGGTTAATTAAAACTCATAAGTTCTGCTAAAAAGAAATGTTGAGACACATATATGGATGAGAACCTGAAAACAGCATCCACAGCTCTCCTCTTAAGGACTCAGGAACTCCACGGACTATCAGGTTGCGGGTCTTCTTGGTGCAGAACATGCTGGTGCCGCGGCCGTACTCTGAGAAGTGGATGTTCCACGACTGTTCCTTCATCTTCTCCTTCAGCTGTCGGGCAGAAAAGGGACACATCACCGTGGTCAGACAGCTATGACCGCTTCCTGTGTGTCAGTGCTGTGGTTTCCTCTTGTCTCTGAAGCGCTTCGTTTCCTCATACTGAACCAGAGGGAGCTCAAGCGAGGAGAGGGCTGCCTACCATTTTGGGGTCGAGGTTCTCTGCGTCTTGCGGGTGGAACACGGTCATGAGAGCTTCGGTGCTCACGGCTTTGCTGGTGTCCTTCTGCCCCACCATCAGAGTCACATCCTCTGGGTTGTCCTCAAAGTGGTTGATCAGCGACTGACATTCCCCTCGTATGACCTACAAGGGAAGGAGAGTGGTTTTATGTtttccaaatcaaattcctttttacaagcaagggCGTCACGTACGCCCGTAGAACTGCACTTTAACCAACCTAGACCCTCAAAGACAACAAGGATAAACTGCCAGGAAAACTCagagagaaaagtggaagaaaccttgggaggagtaGGTCAGTGAGGGCTGgtcggtgacagagaggtgcagaccctCGGctgctttacatttacatttagcagacgctcttatccagagcgacttacagtaagtacagggacattcccccgaggcaagtagggtgaagttccttgcccaaggacacaacgtcattttgcacggccgggaatcgaacttgcaaccttcagattaccagcccgattccctaagcgCTCAGCGATCTGACTCCCAGGACTCCTTAAGCCCAGGACATACAAGTGCACTGTCCTGTATAGTGGTGCAGTGCCTCTGAGCTGGgatctggcgtgtgtgtgtgtgtgtgagtgtgtggtgcttTAAACAGAAGGTCACCTCGGGTGGCGTGGAGTGCAGAGGGCTGGCTGTCATCCCACACCTCCT from Osmerus eperlanus chromosome 19, fOsmEpe2.1, whole genome shotgun sequence includes these protein-coding regions:
- the tbc1d8b gene encoding TBC1 domain family member 8B isoform X1 → MWLKPEEVLLKNAFKLWVTEKNNDYFVLQRRRGYGEGGGGLTGLLVGTLDTVLDSTSKVAPFRILHQTPDSQVYWSVACGATKEEISRHWEWLQHNIMRTLSVFDSSDDITSFVQGKIRGLIAEEGKVWHVQEDDPEKFREALLRFEKWFELPQREKLVTYYSCSYWKGRVPCQGWLYLSTNFLSFYSYLLGAEVKLVISWDEVWRLEKTSNVILTESIHVQAHGDHHYFSMFMHLSETFLIMEQLADYSVKRLFDKETFQGEPALCDPLQITKRGLETHARNEQFRAFFRLPREENLLEVYESFLWVPFSHFNTLGKICLSESYLCFASQDGSQCHVIIPIREVIGVENPDRSSRVLTVCVRGKRALRFSEVRDYERLASAIRRRCGMTASPLHSTPPEVIRGECQSLINHFEDNPEDVTLMVGQKDTSKAVSTEALMTVFHPQDAENLDPKMLKEKMKEQSWNIHFSEYGRGTSMFCTKKTRNLIVRGVPESLRGELWMLFSGAVNDMATHPGHYTELVEQSLGTSTLATDEIERDLHRSLPEHPAFQSETGISALRRVLTAYAYRNPKIGYCQAMNILTSVLLLYAKEEEAFWLLVAVCERMLPDYFNRRIIGALVDQAVFEELIREQQSQLTEHMTDLSFFSSVSLSWFLTLFISVLPIESAVNVVDCFFYDGIKAILQLGLAVLNCNMEALVSCQDDAEAVTILNKFFDSVTNKDSPLPPTVQQASLGNNDKSSHSRMDISDLIKDAYERFGDIRSEEVESMRKRNKLYVIQTLEDTTKQNVLRVVSQEVKFSGPQLDDLYALFKRQHFLSCYWTMNSPALLHHDPSLAYLEQYQLGLQQFRLLFSLLEPWSLSSSTDTLALWAFRLIDENQDGLVNFKEFCLALDILYSGSFTNKLKFLFKLHLPPAFTGSPFHSKGQQFPHFVPVTEDISHLSRLTVSDLPEDGVIRKSPERGRGKVDLQAYLKQWQDEILKKEESIKDLPRINQAQFIQFSKTMYSLFHGDPEEEPLYRAVARVTSLLLRMEEAGRRLQETSSPRETPSPPPAPAEGGLAEGEASAPVESSQPPSPPGPLVGAAASPQEMEWSFSFEQVLASLLNEPVVVRFFEKPVDIQARVDSAKTAQVKAKANK